One genomic window of Polyangium aurulentum includes the following:
- a CDS encoding DUF4041 domain-containing protein, whose amino-acid sequence MRDSKRLEQTVQAMKNVIEGYGDRYVMPTAGLLDYLAEEFGFAEAGQRLKAAREKVRNMIKQGTAATCDYVEANRQTTAIEFVLDAFNGKTDAILADVRHDNHGTLQQKIRDAFTLVNHNGRAFRDARILPDYLEARLGSCAGPSSRRS is encoded by the coding sequence ATGCGCGACTCGAAGCGCCTCGAGCAGACCGTGCAGGCGATGAAGAACGTCATCGAGGGGTACGGCGACCGCTACGTGATGCCCACCGCTGGACTACTCGATTATCTCGCCGAGGAGTTCGGGTTCGCGGAGGCCGGGCAGCGGCTCAAGGCGGCCCGCGAGAAGGTACGCAACATGATCAAGCAGGGCACGGCCGCGACCTGCGACTACGTGGAGGCGAACCGGCAGACGACCGCGATCGAGTTCGTGCTCGACGCCTTCAACGGCAAGACCGACGCGATCCTCGCCGACGTGAGGCACGACAACCACGGTACCCTGCAGCAGAAGATCCGAGACGCGTTCACGCTTGTGAACCACAACGGCCGCGCCTTCCGCGATGCCCGGATCCTGCCCGACTACTTGGAGGCGCGGCTCGGGAGCTGCGCTGGGCCGTCGTCGCGCAGGAGCTGA
- a CDS encoding helicase-related protein: MAPIKPRGTRSSKAVPRPPIVEVTEAIKTRFGALIADTAICLRTPVPETVPVAGVALPAALREFVLQYEPKTKTTGLYSHQARILEQLGKKQLPNVVLTTATGSGKSLVFWAWVFEALRRDPRATAIACFPTQALLWGQADRMARLSQKDSLVRRGEQPYAGTIALGRLTIPWTVWHGTQESRDMREHQESDDFQASRLRITTVDKVHWSLFHGKHADFLQGLRAVVLDEAHIWHGLAGANVRAMLDRLRLSLDMLGAPHPAFFLASATLSEPAEFAANLTGCEESSFVAADDRGSAKLGLVPTAKLEELLTADCTEPDGSPKRYVLLLKPDEDPLSASSLLGDKTLVGTEVNALCFVQSKFAGHRLRDELEKQAPGRKAVAYDGDMTAEERRRTEKLLFGGGESGMTIVATNALEVGVDLPELDLIVMDELPTRRADLLQRLGRVGRTVGRPGLAVLCLGYSPLEDRLLEAPDKALSTDGVKPLPLPLHLDGLRLRTMRAAFNEWMWRLKQREVAWEDFNAALERYWGQCVTYGELDAMVKDQLSDLVDLDDGSWYYRGFRASASQGKRKLVLKGTDRAVAQVEDIAVFRDAHPEGVYLGHRGQRFRIVGYRGRFKLGKWTDPRSDIVLGKFIHALEAIEVVEERRRVATRGRWKDSFDLYLEKDIPDDSEAPAAGKLEYGIWNFLRRFDGYVEIDLSGRNKAKAVSLGEVSERFKEALATKEDFPFLHGFSYRTLGWRWKIARILTNAEHRRMLAPALEGLLHAYLCDVVECARGDLTVKFEPTAGEFRVLDSTPGGNGLSSALLQPERASGALVSAARAARSFARRPAAAFERFLAEDCHVEAQVSAKEVADAVDAMARAWSR, translated from the coding sequence ATGGCACCCATCAAGCCTCGTGGCACGCGATCCTCGAAGGCCGTTCCCCGTCCACCGATCGTTGAAGTCACCGAAGCGATCAAGACCCGCTTCGGCGCCCTGATCGCCGATACCGCGATCTGCCTTCGCACCCCCGTCCCCGAGACCGTCCCCGTCGCTGGCGTCGCCCTCCCCGCAGCCCTTCGCGAGTTCGTCCTTCAGTACGAGCCGAAGACGAAAACGACTGGCCTCTACTCGCATCAGGCCCGCATCCTCGAGCAGCTCGGCAAGAAGCAGCTCCCCAACGTCGTGCTCACGACGGCGACCGGCTCCGGCAAGAGCCTCGTGTTCTGGGCGTGGGTGTTCGAGGCTCTTCGCCGTGACCCTCGGGCCACGGCCATCGCGTGTTTCCCGACGCAGGCGCTCCTCTGGGGTCAGGCGGATCGGATGGCCAGGCTCTCGCAGAAGGACTCCCTCGTGCGGCGCGGTGAGCAGCCCTATGCGGGAACGATCGCGCTCGGCAGGCTCACCATCCCATGGACCGTCTGGCATGGGACGCAAGAGTCCCGCGACATGCGTGAGCATCAGGAGAGCGATGACTTTCAGGCTTCGCGCCTTCGCATCACGACCGTCGACAAGGTCCACTGGAGCCTGTTCCACGGCAAGCACGCCGACTTCCTTCAGGGGCTACGCGCCGTCGTCCTCGACGAGGCGCACATCTGGCACGGCCTCGCGGGCGCGAACGTTCGCGCGATGCTCGACCGGCTCCGCCTCTCCCTCGACATGCTGGGCGCGCCGCATCCTGCGTTCTTCCTCGCCTCGGCGACGTTGAGCGAACCGGCGGAGTTCGCGGCGAACCTGACGGGCTGCGAGGAAAGCTCCTTCGTCGCTGCGGATGATCGAGGCAGCGCCAAGCTCGGACTCGTCCCTACTGCGAAGCTCGAGGAGCTGCTCACCGCCGACTGCACGGAGCCCGACGGCTCGCCGAAGCGCTACGTCCTTCTGCTGAAGCCGGATGAAGACCCGCTGTCGGCGAGCAGTCTGCTCGGCGATAAGACCCTCGTCGGCACCGAGGTGAACGCGCTCTGCTTCGTGCAGAGTAAGTTCGCCGGCCACAGGCTCCGCGATGAACTCGAGAAGCAAGCTCCTGGCCGGAAAGCCGTCGCGTACGACGGCGACATGACCGCGGAGGAGCGGCGTCGCACGGAGAAGCTGCTCTTTGGCGGCGGGGAGAGCGGGATGACGATCGTCGCCACGAACGCCCTCGAGGTCGGCGTCGATCTTCCCGAACTCGACCTCATCGTGATGGACGAGCTGCCGACACGCCGCGCGGACCTGTTGCAGCGCCTCGGTCGCGTAGGTCGGACGGTGGGGCGTCCAGGCCTCGCCGTTCTTTGCCTCGGGTACTCGCCGCTCGAGGATCGGCTCCTGGAGGCGCCCGACAAGGCTCTGTCGACGGATGGCGTGAAGCCTCTGCCGTTGCCCCTGCATCTCGATGGTCTCCGCCTCCGAACCATGCGCGCGGCCTTCAACGAATGGATGTGGCGGCTGAAGCAGCGAGAGGTTGCCTGGGAAGATTTCAACGCAGCCTTAGAGCGTTATTGGGGGCAGTGCGTCACCTATGGAGAGCTCGACGCCATGGTGAAAGATCAGCTCTCCGACCTCGTCGATCTCGACGACGGCTCCTGGTATTATCGGGGGTTTCGGGCGAGCGCCTCCCAGGGCAAGCGCAAGCTTGTGCTCAAAGGCACAGATCGAGCCGTGGCGCAGGTCGAAGACATCGCGGTGTTTCGGGATGCACACCCCGAGGGCGTATACCTTGGGCACCGTGGGCAGCGCTTCCGGATCGTGGGCTATCGAGGACGCTTCAAGCTGGGTAAATGGACGGATCCACGCAGCGACATCGTTCTCGGGAAGTTCATTCACGCGCTCGAGGCTATCGAGGTCGTGGAAGAGCGACGTCGAGTTGCCACGCGTGGGCGCTGGAAGGATAGCTTCGATCTCTACCTGGAGAAAGACATCCCCGACGACAGCGAGGCGCCCGCGGCAGGGAAGCTCGAATACGGGATCTGGAACTTCCTTCGACGTTTCGACGGGTACGTCGAGATCGACCTCTCCGGCCGCAATAAAGCCAAGGCCGTGTCCCTCGGCGAGGTCTCCGAACGGTTCAAGGAGGCGCTCGCCACGAAAGAGGATTTCCCCTTCCTCCACGGGTTCAGCTATCGAACTCTGGGCTGGCGCTGGAAGATCGCCCGTATTCTCACCAATGCCGAGCATCGGCGGATGCTCGCGCCGGCCCTCGAAGGGCTCCTCCACGCCTATCTCTGCGATGTGGTCGAGTGCGCGCGCGGCGACTTGACGGTGAAGTTCGAGCCCACCGCTGGCGAGTTCCGCGTCCTCGACAGCACTCCGGGAGGGAATGGTCTGAGCTCGGCGTTGCTCCAGCCGGAGCGCGCGTCCGGCGCCCTCGTCTCCGCGGCCCGAGCGGCCCGTTCGTTCGCACGACGCCCCGCCGCTGCCTTCGAGCGTTTCCTCGCAGAGGATTGTCACGTGGAGGCGCAAGTCTCCGCGAAGGAGGTCGCCGATGCCGTCGACGCGATGGCGCGCGCTTGGTCCCGGTAG
- a CDS encoding sacsin N-terminal ATP-binding-like domain-containing protein yields the protein MKRTADERAAIPGSEVSYFKASRAASSPTLADIVDRLLNSELDNIQSAIASGSDERVAQVIRSLDQRGVAADLIRQQYAGRYPFELLQNANDAAAKARDEGAPRKQMAVRFVLTDTALVVANMGAAFGEEEVTAICGLGRSSKDPRKSIGYKGIGFKSVGEISEKPQIFSRGRAFGFDEERARSAIEGLLGETMRPRRIPAFAFPFPIDLDQVNEDRALILECLEQGYVTVLRLPFKSDVTRGDVSKVLSETLSPRILLFLDAVDALIVDGIEAPYRAERLDEKRQGAKHIVLGVKRLGEPDLEDWLLIEDSIEIRDRTLVASLGEKWKEVSHVRCAAVIRLRSDGMPHIGGTYPLHVYLPTEDSCGLPFMVHADFVLELSRRSIGNAPEVKPYNDWLSGQLAQFIVGRVAPALFEQFREDPSVIGILALDEETPGFGKRMREKYLAALRASPFIPTMDGRRVTAGEARLLPYDLANEHQAASFLRLVEVAGLVLPEIQAESRARELLRDQLRVKALEPRQTLALLREDIQDIDAFYRWLLAWAERHGFLSLAGMLTDVPCVYTSKGKWVKPGKNVFYPRERDAPSVPGDLPIWIAAVPDAARDLLSKAGVNPFRWREILLGFVLPSLSSPATGDSVRTNAHESLRAYFESEGGEDKDIASRLTEVLVPATRAEGGSPVLRRTAEVYFPTPRLKQIYGPFGRHEFLDWPWPSSEGERAALERYLKWLGVTASPRLDSREVDVRHPSSALWQKWQVEIADAINCPLVHSGSNRNAAPHALDRFEELVAAADTARLESLFAEIAEAWHNWHTKLETQVRCSHSAHPKSAPGKTVLSLFFFGLKELPWVPAARGQAKGLFKPSEVWRPGNDVPRKIVARLPVLSPALEHAGGYLLGTPLGMVDSARASAEQVMGMLHLLARDAERQADAMTDDAILAARWAMRRLNDALEDASPLGAGEASPLLVVRGGRHFFATNPFVADDPMLAELWKDEIPILAADRELRRLQRAFRLRDLRHHARIVPRPIHPKQAASDTLQRQLHDASPYLAALVLDAAPSQIEAMRGRIKRVKMLACEKLLLECSLEGARSFEHPATVYLAQSKESAAGPIERSGATIHVQMLDGDPADWYSIGRQLAGFLLVPAQADAFALILEGDERKRNAYLRSRRIALQTVLEERAKLGAVSDEALQLTESVVEPYRSPEQPAAPSQSSSPGASGSDAAPPASTSQPSQSKDAPQTKAPPLDPTGIMAYDVVDGTAPQPRSKDLMQPRSPSQGERDWDGEAATNRDNGKRGEEAVYLYERDRVKAAGGDPELVVWQSKKDPEGPYDIKSIDELGQVLYIEVKSTSSSEDDLEFDISEGQLLFALANEDAHAIYRVVDVNAASPRIYRYRNTARFLRMQQASLRLSGAKMRLPKHEATG from the coding sequence ATGAAACGGACGGCTGATGAGCGCGCTGCGATTCCAGGCAGCGAGGTCTCGTATTTCAAAGCGTCTCGCGCGGCGTCTTCGCCTACCCTTGCCGATATCGTCGACCGCCTGCTGAACAGCGAGCTCGACAACATTCAATCCGCGATCGCATCGGGAAGCGACGAGCGCGTCGCGCAGGTTATCAGGTCGCTCGATCAGCGCGGCGTCGCGGCGGACCTCATTCGTCAGCAGTATGCGGGGCGGTATCCGTTCGAGCTTCTTCAAAATGCCAACGACGCGGCTGCAAAAGCCCGCGATGAAGGGGCTCCGCGCAAGCAGATGGCGGTGCGCTTCGTCCTCACCGACACCGCTCTCGTCGTGGCAAATATGGGCGCAGCCTTCGGCGAGGAGGAGGTGACGGCCATTTGCGGGCTGGGGCGATCGTCGAAGGATCCACGCAAGTCGATCGGCTACAAGGGCATCGGGTTCAAATCCGTCGGTGAGATCAGCGAGAAGCCGCAGATATTTTCCAGAGGCCGCGCGTTCGGGTTCGACGAGGAACGCGCGCGCAGCGCAATCGAGGGCCTGTTGGGTGAGACCATGAGGCCCAGGCGCATTCCTGCGTTTGCATTTCCCTTTCCGATCGACCTCGATCAAGTGAACGAGGACCGCGCCCTGATTCTGGAATGCCTCGAGCAGGGCTATGTGACGGTGCTTCGATTGCCATTCAAATCCGACGTGACACGCGGCGATGTCTCCAAGGTCCTGTCCGAGACGCTGTCCCCTCGGATTCTGTTGTTCCTCGATGCTGTCGATGCGCTCATCGTCGATGGCATCGAAGCGCCTTATCGAGCCGAACGCCTCGACGAGAAGAGGCAAGGCGCCAAGCACATCGTGCTCGGAGTCAAGCGCCTCGGGGAGCCGGACCTCGAGGACTGGCTGTTGATCGAGGATTCCATCGAGATCCGTGACCGCACGCTCGTCGCGAGCTTGGGAGAAAAATGGAAGGAAGTGTCGCACGTCCGTTGTGCTGCCGTGATTCGATTGCGGAGCGACGGCATGCCGCACATCGGCGGGACGTACCCGCTACACGTGTATCTCCCGACGGAGGACTCTTGTGGACTTCCATTCATGGTACACGCTGACTTCGTGCTCGAGCTCAGCCGTCGCAGCATTGGCAATGCGCCGGAGGTCAAGCCCTACAACGACTGGCTGAGCGGTCAACTCGCTCAATTCATCGTTGGGCGCGTCGCTCCAGCGTTATTCGAGCAATTCCGCGAGGACCCCTCCGTCATCGGCATACTAGCCCTGGACGAGGAGACGCCCGGGTTCGGAAAGAGGATGAGAGAGAAATATCTCGCCGCGCTTCGGGCATCCCCATTCATTCCGACGATGGACGGGCGTCGAGTCACGGCTGGCGAGGCGCGGCTCTTGCCGTATGACCTAGCGAACGAACATCAGGCGGCGTCGTTTCTTCGGCTCGTTGAGGTGGCCGGCTTGGTTCTTCCTGAAATCCAAGCCGAATCGAGGGCCCGGGAGCTTTTGCGGGACCAACTGCGGGTGAAGGCGCTGGAGCCACGACAGACGCTCGCCCTGCTGCGCGAGGACATCCAGGACATCGATGCATTTTATCGCTGGTTGCTCGCTTGGGCCGAGCGTCATGGATTCCTTTCGCTCGCCGGGATGCTCACGGATGTCCCGTGCGTGTACACGTCCAAGGGTAAATGGGTCAAACCGGGCAAGAATGTGTTTTACCCGCGGGAGCGTGATGCGCCCTCCGTCCCTGGCGACCTACCCATCTGGATCGCGGCCGTTCCCGACGCGGCGCGAGACTTGTTGTCCAAGGCCGGCGTCAATCCATTCCGTTGGCGCGAAATCTTGCTGGGATTCGTGCTCCCAAGTTTGAGCTCCCCCGCGACGGGCGACTCCGTGCGAACGAACGCGCACGAAAGCCTACGTGCGTACTTCGAAAGCGAGGGCGGAGAGGACAAGGATATTGCTTCTAGACTGACCGAAGTGCTTGTCCCGGCGACCAGAGCCGAGGGCGGGAGCCCGGTGTTGCGTCGCACGGCGGAAGTGTATTTTCCCACCCCGCGGCTCAAGCAGATTTACGGCCCGTTCGGCAGGCACGAGTTCCTCGACTGGCCTTGGCCGAGCTCAGAGGGTGAGCGAGCAGCGCTGGAGCGATATCTCAAGTGGCTCGGCGTCACGGCGAGCCCGCGCCTCGACTCCAGAGAGGTCGACGTGCGCCACCCCTCCAGCGCGCTCTGGCAGAAATGGCAAGTGGAGATTGCGGATGCGATCAATTGCCCGCTCGTGCATTCGGGGAGTAATCGAAACGCCGCGCCTCATGCCTTGGATCGATTCGAGGAGCTCGTCGCAGCGGCGGACACGGCGCGCCTCGAGAGCCTTTTCGCGGAGATCGCCGAAGCGTGGCACAATTGGCACACCAAGCTGGAGACACAGGTGCGCTGCTCGCACAGCGCTCATCCGAAGAGCGCGCCTGGAAAAACCGTGCTCTCCCTCTTCTTCTTTGGTTTGAAGGAGCTGCCGTGGGTGCCCGCAGCGCGCGGGCAAGCGAAAGGGCTCTTCAAGCCCAGCGAAGTGTGGCGTCCAGGCAACGACGTGCCCCGCAAGATCGTGGCACGGCTCCCAGTGCTGAGCCCTGCGCTCGAGCACGCGGGGGGTTATCTTCTCGGTACGCCGCTCGGTATGGTCGACAGCGCACGGGCCAGCGCGGAGCAGGTCATGGGGATGCTCCACCTGCTGGCTCGCGATGCCGAAAGGCAAGCCGACGCGATGACGGATGATGCCATCCTCGCAGCTCGCTGGGCCATGCGCCGACTGAATGATGCGCTCGAAGACGCATCGCCCCTCGGCGCGGGCGAGGCGTCGCCTCTCTTGGTGGTCCGGGGAGGCAGGCATTTTTTCGCGACGAACCCGTTCGTGGCGGACGACCCGATGCTCGCCGAACTGTGGAAGGACGAAATCCCCATCCTGGCGGCTGATAGGGAGTTGAGGCGCTTGCAGCGGGCGTTCAGGCTGCGAGATTTGAGGCATCACGCCAGGATCGTCCCTCGACCGATACATCCTAAACAAGCAGCCAGCGATACGCTGCAGCGACAGCTCCACGACGCGAGTCCATACCTCGCCGCGCTGGTGTTGGACGCCGCGCCGTCGCAAATCGAGGCGATGCGGGGCAGGATCAAGCGTGTCAAGATGCTCGCCTGCGAGAAGCTCCTCCTCGAGTGCTCGCTCGAGGGGGCCCGATCGTTCGAGCACCCCGCCACAGTCTACCTCGCCCAATCGAAGGAATCCGCCGCCGGCCCAATCGAGCGCTCCGGCGCGACCATTCATGTCCAGATGTTGGATGGGGATCCGGCGGACTGGTACTCGATAGGAAGACAGCTCGCGGGATTTCTTCTGGTGCCGGCGCAGGCAGATGCGTTCGCGCTGATTCTCGAGGGAGACGAGCGAAAACGCAACGCATACCTGCGCTCGCGTCGCATCGCGCTTCAAACCGTTCTCGAGGAGAGGGCCAAACTGGGAGCCGTGTCCGATGAGGCTCTTCAGCTCACCGAGAGCGTGGTCGAGCCCTATCGATCGCCTGAGCAACCAGCGGCTCCTTCTCAATCGTCGTCTCCGGGCGCAAGTGGGAGCGACGCGGCTCCGCCTGCGTCGACGAGCCAACCGAGCCAGTCGAAAGACGCTCCGCAAACGAAGGCTCCGCCACTCGACCCGACGGGTATCATGGCATATGACGTGGTCGACGGTACTGCGCCGCAGCCACGCTCCAAGGACCTGATGCAGCCGAGGAGTCCAAGTCAAGGCGAGAGGGATTGGGATGGCGAGGCTGCAACGAACCGGGACAACGGCAAGCGCGGCGAGGAGGCGGTCTATCTATATGAGCGCGACCGAGTGAAGGCAGCTGGAGGGGATCCCGAGCTCGTCGTATGGCAGTCCAAGAAGGACCCAGAAGGACCTTATGACATAAAGAGCATCGACGAGCTGGGTCAGGTGCTGTATATCGAGGTGAAGTCGACGTCGAGCTCGGAGGACGATCTCGAGTTCGACATTTCCGAGGGGCAGCTCTTGTTCGCCCTCGCGAACGAGGACGCGCATGCCATCTACCGCGTGGTCGACGTCAACGCCGCGAGCCCCCGGATTTACAGATACAGGAACACCGCGCGCTTCTTGCGCATGCAGCAGGCGAGCTTGAGGCTGAGTGGCGCGAAAATGCGGCTCCCGAAGCACGAGGCCACGGGGTAG
- a CDS encoding serine/threonine-protein kinase yields the protein MIDADTLRAGRYRVVSVLGRSTYAAVYEAHDTKLGDRVAVKVLSVAGSHREIAEAMFRKEVGALEGFRHPAVVRLIDHFAEPEAERLGIVLELVPGGRTLESLIAEVRAGRERRRPLRWRLEQLRGLLDGLEAAHRRNVIHRDVKPSNVLVDRDLDALKLADFGIARLLENYARGPVGVTLQGFYTRPFAAPEQVLRGEATFASDLHAFGLLAASLLAWNIPSPEFKSAQLSALLAPLRDEIQDPALLHELESTLADLLKDDPALRPRVPTIASVLSRLIERTTERVAVRVRFTASVRNKGRDSGCVSDSAMLADLNDGLRARYEPSRDRRTGEDSFVIRCYGKGLWALLKPADDAPEELVAVDLGRNQPALHARQRERAVLLPFSLTSGVGGSGAELINFLYEESEKERRREDERRRKESLLEVARFVLTRQRERMLRLRVQYSIADQDKRSDFGAKLAAAIQATSASDGEHDARGDYLKLQIVGVFPWEDDADTPDDLIDTWTTGLDTKSVFLLDGQPFATFHGYDVDSRMLSVRLKQRRKLPRQGELECKDLALEASVKRQESALDHLFEDTCVNPKLGHLLLYPEENGLAEVVPRKLIQSLEPPAEMLALVERALAAEDFFFIQGPPGTGKTTVITEIMAQLLTQHPEARILLTSQANEAVTNALDALRALAKRQGTGWRLLRDVRSERAGGESGMGFDASFQEWVEHTRDASGRAFASYAASAPAERVELVRKALAKWTERLDRVEDVRHDFAESVQVFGVTCLRVPTLYRRLRDVRFDWVIVDEAAKATPAEVLVSLVVGQRFILVGDHRQLPPFLDHQAEGDVAAAGLDPARARRSLFEELFDKVNPTNRETLRRQFRMHRSIGNFVGELFYADVGGLETGVPDHERTLDLGQFDRPHRVFWLDVAGRDIPDGTSWWNQQEIDAVARMLRQFEQELRGKGTKYTVAVIAPYTAQVERLRRSLVPSGRAWSALQLRVDTVDAFQGKQDDILVYSMVRVGEGEKRFLSDRRRLNVAFSRAKRLLLIVGHRASAEHSPRLAQALRLIPRDNILSEDDQR from the coding sequence ATGATCGACGCCGATACGTTGCGTGCGGGTAGGTACAGGGTGGTGTCCGTGCTCGGCCGGAGCACTTATGCGGCCGTCTACGAAGCGCATGACACGAAGCTTGGCGACCGCGTGGCCGTGAAGGTCCTCTCGGTTGCTGGGTCCCATCGGGAGATCGCCGAGGCGATGTTCCGCAAGGAGGTCGGGGCGCTCGAAGGCTTCCGGCACCCGGCCGTTGTTCGACTTATCGACCATTTCGCTGAGCCTGAGGCCGAGCGCCTTGGGATCGTTCTTGAACTCGTTCCGGGCGGCCGCACCCTTGAGAGCCTCATCGCCGAGGTGCGAGCGGGACGCGAGCGACGCCGGCCCCTTCGATGGCGGCTCGAACAGCTCCGGGGGCTTCTGGACGGGCTCGAGGCAGCGCACCGCAGGAACGTCATACACCGCGACGTGAAGCCGTCGAACGTGCTCGTCGACCGAGATCTCGACGCGCTCAAGCTCGCCGACTTTGGGATCGCACGCCTCCTGGAGAACTACGCACGTGGTCCCGTCGGCGTGACGCTTCAGGGGTTCTACACGCGGCCGTTCGCGGCCCCGGAGCAGGTTCTGCGTGGCGAGGCAACGTTCGCCTCTGACCTCCACGCCTTCGGCCTCCTCGCCGCGTCCCTCCTGGCCTGGAACATCCCGTCGCCCGAGTTCAAGTCAGCGCAGCTCTCGGCATTGCTCGCCCCATTGCGCGACGAGATCCAGGATCCGGCCCTGCTCCACGAGCTCGAGTCCACCCTCGCAGATCTGCTCAAGGACGATCCTGCGCTGCGACCACGCGTCCCGACAATTGCGAGCGTCTTGTCGCGCCTCATCGAGCGGACCACTGAACGGGTTGCCGTACGGGTTCGCTTTACAGCAAGCGTCCGCAACAAGGGCCGCGATAGCGGCTGCGTGTCGGACTCGGCCATGCTGGCTGACCTGAACGATGGGCTGCGCGCCCGGTATGAGCCCTCCAGGGACCGTCGCACGGGAGAGGACTCCTTCGTCATCCGCTGTTACGGCAAGGGTCTCTGGGCCCTCTTGAAGCCGGCCGACGACGCCCCCGAAGAACTCGTCGCCGTCGATCTCGGCCGCAACCAGCCGGCGCTGCATGCGCGCCAGCGCGAGCGGGCCGTCCTCCTTCCGTTCAGCCTCACGAGCGGCGTTGGCGGGAGCGGAGCGGAGCTGATCAACTTCCTGTACGAAGAGTCGGAGAAAGAGCGACGCCGCGAGGACGAACGGCGGCGAAAGGAGAGCCTCCTCGAAGTTGCGCGGTTCGTGCTAACGCGGCAGCGCGAGCGCATGCTCCGCCTTCGGGTCCAGTACAGCATCGCCGATCAGGACAAGAGGAGCGACTTCGGCGCGAAGCTCGCCGCGGCGATTCAAGCCACGAGCGCGAGCGATGGCGAGCACGACGCGCGGGGCGACTACCTCAAGCTGCAGATCGTCGGTGTCTTCCCATGGGAAGACGATGCAGACACGCCTGACGATCTCATCGACACATGGACTACCGGCCTCGACACGAAGTCGGTCTTCCTGCTCGATGGGCAGCCCTTCGCGACCTTCCACGGTTACGACGTCGACAGCAGGATGCTGAGCGTCCGGCTGAAGCAGAGGCGCAAGCTCCCACGCCAAGGCGAGCTCGAGTGCAAGGATCTCGCACTTGAAGCATCCGTGAAGCGTCAAGAGAGCGCGCTCGATCACCTTTTCGAGGATACCTGCGTAAACCCCAAGCTCGGCCATCTCCTCCTGTACCCCGAGGAGAACGGCCTCGCTGAAGTGGTCCCACGCAAGCTCATCCAGTCTCTCGAGCCACCGGCAGAGATGTTGGCTCTCGTCGAACGCGCGCTGGCCGCCGAGGACTTCTTCTTCATTCAGGGCCCGCCGGGGACGGGGAAGACGACCGTTATCACGGAGATCATGGCGCAGCTCCTGACGCAGCACCCAGAAGCGCGCATCCTTCTTACTTCCCAGGCGAACGAGGCCGTCACCAACGCGCTAGACGCCCTGCGGGCACTTGCCAAACGTCAGGGGACCGGGTGGCGCCTGCTGCGCGATGTCCGGTCGGAGCGAGCCGGTGGCGAATCGGGCATGGGGTTCGATGCCAGCTTCCAGGAGTGGGTCGAGCACACCCGGGACGCGAGCGGTCGCGCGTTCGCGTCCTATGCTGCATCGGCGCCAGCGGAGCGCGTCGAGTTGGTCAGAAAGGCCCTCGCCAAATGGACCGAACGGCTCGATCGCGTGGAGGACGTGCGTCATGACTTCGCCGAATCTGTCCAGGTCTTCGGCGTCACCTGTCTCCGCGTTCCGACGCTATATCGCCGCCTTCGCGACGTCCGGTTCGACTGGGTGATCGTCGACGAAGCGGCCAAGGCGACGCCGGCAGAGGTACTCGTCTCGCTTGTGGTGGGACAGCGGTTCATCCTCGTCGGCGATCATCGCCAGCTACCGCCGTTTTTGGATCACCAGGCCGAGGGCGACGTCGCTGCCGCGGGCCTCGACCCCGCACGGGCGCGGCGCTCCCTGTTCGAAGAACTCTTCGACAAGGTGAACCCGACCAACCGTGAGACATTGCGCCGACAGTTCCGGATGCACAGGTCCATCGGGAACTTCGTGGGCGAGCTGTTCTACGCCGACGTGGGTGGGCTCGAGACCGGCGTGCCAGATCATGAGCGTACCCTAGACCTTGGGCAGTTCGACCGACCGCATCGTGTCTTCTGGCTGGATGTGGCAGGGCGCGATATCCCCGACGGGACGAGCTGGTGGAACCAGCAGGAGATCGACGCTGTGGCGCGGATGCTAAGGCAATTCGAGCAAGAGCTCCGCGGGAAGGGTACGAAGTACACAGTCGCCGTCATTGCACCCTACACGGCTCAGGTCGAGCGCCTCCGGCGCTCGCTGGTTCCCTCCGGACGGGCTTGGTCCGCGCTCCAGCTCCGTGTCGACACAGTGGACGCCTTCCAGGGCAAGCAAGATGATATCCTCGTGTACTCGATGGTCCGCGTGGGGGAGGGAGAGAAGCGCTTCCTATCTGACCGCCGCCGTTTGAACGTCGCGTTTTCCCGAGCCAAGAGGCTCCTCCTGATCGTCGGCCACCGCGCGAGCGCGGAGCACAGCCCGCGCCTTGCCCAGGCGCTCCGGCTCATTCCGAGGGATAACATTCTTTCCGAGGACGACCAGCGATGA